In Synechococcus sp. Nb3U1, one DNA window encodes the following:
- a CDS encoding vWA domain-containing protein, with protein MEFSISLLEQRDPPRPVTQLAVNEIGFRVDRVTDLVGIPQPTSLRLIPSQVQNPSPDLTRQPLAMALLMDSSGSLFVTDRQDRRFSAAFDLLQQFRSSPLDLGAILRFDNQGIGFGTTALGRPLRTAQLLQDFTSDQAALRRGILLSTPGGNTALYDATLETAQFLSDFRQSENLNRRLVVFTDGIDNESLLSLREVTRQVQQLPNGSQRGIPAYIVGLGTDLNLFELQQLAEATQGTFVLARVAEDLGPPFANLFPAAIGENRVAVRVETTSPLAAGNYLLSGSLQISRGGLSLTTEFRDAVLVVR; from the coding sequence ATGGAGTTTAGCATTTCTCTGCTCGAGCAAAGGGATCCTCCTCGACCTGTAACACAGCTGGCGGTGAATGAAATTGGCTTTAGGGTTGATAGGGTTACGGATCTGGTGGGAATCCCGCAGCCCACCTCTTTGAGGTTAATCCCCAGCCAGGTTCAAAATCCTTCTCCTGACCTAACGCGGCAACCCCTGGCGATGGCGCTCCTGATGGACAGCTCAGGCAGCCTGTTTGTTACCGATCGCCAGGATCGCAGGTTTTCTGCAGCGTTTGATCTATTGCAACAGTTTCGTTCTTCCCCCTTGGATCTGGGAGCAATTTTACGGTTTGACAATCAGGGAATCGGTTTTGGGACAACAGCTCTGGGCCGACCTTTGCGAACCGCGCAGCTCCTACAAGACTTCACCAGCGATCAAGCAGCACTGCGTCGAGGCATTCTACTTAGCACTCCTGGAGGCAATACAGCTCTCTACGATGCCACCCTAGAGACAGCTCAGTTTCTCAGCGATTTCCGGCAAAGTGAAAATCTCAACCGGCGGCTGGTGGTTTTTACAGATGGGATTGATAACGAGAGTCTCCTGAGCTTGAGGGAAGTAACCCGCCAAGTGCAGCAGTTGCCCAACGGATCCCAGCGAGGGATACCAGCCTACATCGTCGGTTTGGGGACAGATTTGAATCTGTTTGAGCTACAGCAGCTGGCGGAGGCCACCCAAGGAACCTTTGTTTTGGCCAGAGTAGCGGAAGATTTAGGGCCTCCTTTTGCCAATCTCTTTCCGGCGGCGATTGGAGAAAATCGAGTGGCCGTAAGGGTTGAGACGACATCTCCTTTGGCGGCCGGCAACTACCTGTTGAGCGGTAGCCTGCAGATTAGCCGCGGTGGGCTGAGCTTGACGACAGAGTTCCGTGATGCAGTATTGGTGGTGCGGTAA
- a CDS encoding ATP-dependent Clp protease proteolytic subunit produces the protein MPIGVPRVPYRLPGEPYSQWINLDDRLYQERILFIGEPIDDSLANTIVGVMLYLNSQDQQKDIVMYINSPGGSVTAGMAIYDTMNHIKPDIVTVCVGQAASMGAFLLAAGTKGKRFALPHSRIMIHQPSIGTIQGQASDIEIRARETLRVKRRMNEILAQTTGQPLEKIERDVERDFYLSAAEAQAYGLVDRVIEERSEALAS, from the coding sequence ATGCCGATTGGAGTACCCCGTGTTCCCTACCGTTTGCCTGGTGAACCCTACAGCCAGTGGATCAATTTAGATGATCGCTTGTATCAAGAGCGAATTCTTTTTATAGGTGAACCCATTGATGATAGTCTGGCCAATACTATTGTTGGGGTGATGCTATATTTGAACTCTCAAGATCAGCAGAAAGATATTGTTATGTACATCAATTCCCCCGGCGGGTCTGTAACGGCAGGTATGGCTATTTACGATACCATGAACCACATTAAGCCTGATATTGTTACGGTTTGTGTGGGTCAAGCCGCTTCTATGGGAGCCTTTTTGCTGGCCGCCGGTACCAAAGGGAAACGCTTTGCCTTGCCCCATTCCCGCATCATGATCCATCAACCTTCGATTGGCACAATTCAAGGCCAAGCCAGTGACATCGAAATTCGCGCCCGTGAGACTCTACGGGTGAAAAGACGCATGAACGAGATCTTGGCGCAGACCACTGGACAACCGCTGGAAAAAATTGAGCGGGATGTGGAGCGGGACTTTTACCTCTCTGCTGCAGAAGCACAAGCCTACGGTCTGGTGGATCGAGTGATTGAGGAACGCTCAGAAGCGCTGGCCAGCTGA
- a CDS encoding ATP-dependent Clp protease proteolytic subunit: MVQSTYYYGGGAPVRTPPPDLASLLLQERIVYLGLPLAEESNANVTKLIVEQLLYLQYEDREKPIKMYINSTGTYSYDTAAFAILDTMNYIKPPVHTICIGNAIGMAAMLLAAGAKGFRASLPNATIVLHQPYGGTRGQASDIEIRTREVLTVRNMMLEQLAHSTGQPLERIKRDTERLFFMTPEEAKAYGLIDQVLTSTKSLPALAAAKS; the protein is encoded by the coding sequence ATGGTGCAATCAACCTACTACTACGGGGGTGGTGCCCCGGTTCGTACCCCTCCACCGGATTTGGCATCCTTGCTTTTGCAGGAGCGGATCGTTTATCTGGGCTTGCCCTTGGCGGAGGAGTCTAATGCCAACGTCACCAAGCTGATTGTGGAGCAGCTGCTGTATCTGCAGTACGAAGATCGGGAAAAACCGATCAAGATGTACATCAACTCCACGGGCACCTACAGCTATGACACAGCGGCCTTTGCCATTTTGGATACGATGAACTACATTAAGCCACCGGTGCACACCATCTGCATTGGCAACGCCATTGGTATGGCTGCGATGTTGTTGGCAGCGGGAGCGAAGGGGTTCCGGGCCAGTTTGCCCAATGCCACGATAGTGCTACACCAACCCTATGGCGGCACCCGTGGTCAGGCCAGTGATATTGAAATTCGCACTCGAGAGGTGTTGACGGTGCGCAACATGATGTTAGAGCAACTGGCCCACAGTACGGGACAACCTCTGGAACGGATTAAACGGGATACAGAGCGTCTGTTTTTCATGACCCCGGAAGAGGCCAAGGCCTACGGTTTGATCGACCAAGTATTAACCAGTACCAAGTCCTTACCTGCTTTGGCAGCAGCCAAAAGCTGA